A stretch of Elgaria multicarinata webbii isolate HBS135686 ecotype San Diego chromosome 5, rElgMul1.1.pri, whole genome shotgun sequence DNA encodes these proteins:
- the RASL11A gene encoding ras-like protein family member 11A, which yields MIVRYLTRRFIGDYEPNTGNLYSRLVHVEGDQIFLQIQDTPGCIEVQEDLAQMLDSLSRCLKWADGFLLVYSITDYHSYQAISSLYQHIRKIRPDSKIPVIIVGNKGDLAHSRQVAANDGLQLANELGSVFLEISTSDNYQGVCDVFQHLCKEVSKLHSCGSGDKRRSSIIPRPKSPNMQDLKRRFKQALSYKVK from the exons ATGATTGTACGGTACCTAACCAGGAGATTTATTGGAGACTACGAACCCAACACAG GGAATCTATATTCAAGGCTCGTTCATGTAGAAGGCGATCAAATCTTCTTGCAAATCCAAGACACCCCAGGATGTATTGAG GTTCAAGAAGACCTAGCGCAGATGTTGGATTCGCTTTCCAGATGTCTAAAGTGGGCAGATGGTTTTCTCTTGGTCTATTCGATTACAGACTACCATAGCTACCAAGCCATTAGTTCCCTCTATCAGCACATCCGGAAGATCCGTCCAGACTCTAAAATTCCCGTCATCATTGTAGGCAACAAAGGAGACCTGGCTCATTCCCGACAGGTGGCGGCAAATGACGGCCTGCAGTTGGCCAATGAACTGGGCAGTGTGTTCTTGGAAATCTCTACCAGTGATAACTACCAAGGCGTGTGTGATGTATTTCAGCATCTTTGTAAAGAAGTGAGCAAATTGCACAGCTGTGGCAGCGGAGACAAAAGGCGATCGTCCATCATTCCCCGGCCCAAATCGCCAAACATGCAAGATCTCAAGAGACGTTTCAAGCAGGCCTTGTCTTACAAAGTCAAGTAA